In the genome of Notamacropus eugenii isolate mMacEug1 chromosome 5, mMacEug1.pri_v2, whole genome shotgun sequence, one region contains:
- the ZNF541 gene encoding zinc finger protein 541 isoform X2, producing MDQYSLGDDGALQSEMHLPGFSESQGLNCSDTLNRDLCPNTRDLLYAGLSSLDLDPGLPPPDMASEALEDNLDALSLYSGKEGDSAKLLEEYADSDSQPSLQDLGLGVLKASKETDEGGRASSGSARKGKRQHSSPQNPFLDCSLCGKVFSSASSLSKHYLTHSQERKHVCKICSKAFKRQDHLTGHMLTHQKTKPFVCIEQGCSKSYCDYRSLRRHYEVQHGLCILKEAPPEEEACGDSPHAHEAASQAGPSSLRTLVPSEARSPSSLLPNRDLLRCIVSSIVHQKLPSPGPATAGAPDVDGRGPLCPCPSSTPANTMAPTGALGIEPPEEPRPPRKDPAPSDMFTVIHSGNLAAMAPGGENGASDPADSELPFLPLPSAGLESWSDGGTLPCLPLFRGQAVSASSQPSSHNFQWVRNLPGCPKSKGNSVYVVHKPAPVAARESSEPGPGPGPVSPLLDPLATPAGTGPEDVHSFPPTLLKAPGDTLSDARFAGGEDSSWPAQRNKCDCEPFPWQNPGELGLQDVQKPSGLPPESTPLFRQLFLKSQESLVSHEQMQVFQMITKSQRIFSHTQVAAAPSQLPLPETKQALLKPLQGVWQQPLAPGADSFHSLPGNPEQEGSPARRRKTQALFPRESSPGSTRRDPKGGPKVAPALPSLGSSLDPCGNPDASMTKQLRSAKGSVGLGDVFSPAHPRPSPSGVEEPAGGQFQSKLSQSENGTTSATKGDKSQTCAREMGYRLFSGSTRAQRFSGFRKDKVKMDMCCAASPSQVAMASFSSAGASAEPSRDMKSKLTIFNRIQGGNIYRLPNPLREEGLVTGCNQLNGVSPDWTEPRSTYVCKNCSQMFYTEKGLSSHMCFHSDQWPSPRGRQEQQLYSAEYCKPQRLVLRPEGDGQSPPGAKRPLEDLAAAPLVTPVSAPVPAGSRPPGSLTKGHERAGREERDTKETSQHRKRKKRPQPKALFIPPPPSVFGEIQPGPGGCYQSCLRSPVFLVDHLLKGLFQCSPYTPPPMLSPIREGSGLYFNTLFSSSAHSGPDRLYGAVLDQVDGSSGIAVVKDNTKISIEPHINIGSRFQAEIPKPRESSLAEGDQHGASLVWKPWGDVMTNPDTQDRVTELCNVACSSVMPGGGTNLELALHCLHEAEGDIRDALETLLLRGPQKASSHPLADYRYTGSDIWTPVEKRLFKKAFCAHKKDFYLIHKTIQTKNVAQCVEYYYIWKKMIKFDCGRAPGLEKRVKREQDEVTCSPRDRLSHRPNPELKIKAKSYKREASVSSSPTAGPKRTPEPPGSAESQGVFPCRECERVFDKIKSRNAHMKRHRLQEHVEPLVRMKWPVKPFRSEPRDEEDEEEAGAEGGPLRW from the exons ATGGACCAGTACAGCCTTGGAGATGATGGTGCCCTTCAGTCAGAGATGCATCTTCCTGGATTTTCAGAGAGCCAGGGGCTGAACTGCAGTGACACCCTCAATCGGGATCTGTGCCCCAACACAAGAGACCTGCTCTACGCTGGCCTGAGCAGCTTAGACCTGGACCCTGGCCTCCCACCACCAGATATGGCCAGCGAGGCTCTGGAGGACAATCTCGATGCCCTCTCCTTGTATTCGGGGAAAGAAGGAGATTCTGCAAAGCTGTTAGAGGAGTATGCTGACTCAGACTCGCAGCCTTCCTTGCAGG ACCTGGGGCTGGGCGTTCTTAAGGCATCTAAAGAGACGGATGAAGGAGGCAGGGCCAGCTCGGGCAGTGCCAGGAAAGGAAAGCGGCAGCACAGCTCCCCCCAGAACCCGTTCCTGGATTGCAGCCTCTGTGGAAAGGTGTTCAGCAGTGCCAGCTCCCTTAGCAAACACTACCTGACGCACAGCCAGGAGAGGAAACACGTCTGTAAAATCTGCAGCAAGGCGTTTAAGCGCCAGGACCACCT GACTGGACACATGCTGACCCATCAGAAAACCAAACCCTTTGTGTGCATTGAGCAGGGCTGCAGCAAGAGCTACTGTGATTACCGGTCCCTGCGCCGCCACTATGAGGTGCAGCATGGTCTGTGTATCCTGAAGGAGGCCCCTCCAGAAGAGGAAGCCTGTGGGGACTCCCCCCATGCCCATGAGGCAGCCAGCCAGGCTGGGCCCAGCAGTCTCCGAACCCTGGTGCCCTCCGAGGCCCGCTCCCCCAGCTCCCTTCTGCCCAACCGAGACCTCCTTCGGTGCATTGTGAGCAGCATTGTCCACCAGAAGCTCCCCTCACCTGGCCCAGCCACTGCAGGGGCGCCAGATGTTGATGGGAGGGGCCCACTGTGCCCCTGTCCATCCAGTACTCCTGCCAATACCATGGCACCTACAGGAGCCCTGGGCATTGAGCCTCCTGAGGAGCCTAGGCCCCCAAGAAAGGATCCAGCCCCCTCTGACATGTTCACAGTTATCCATTCAGGGAATCTGGCAGCCATGGCCCCAGGGGGAGAGAATGGAGCCTCTGACCCAGCTGATTCAGAACTGCCTTTTCTCCCACTCCCATCTGCTGGGCTGGAAAGTTGGTCCGATGGGGGGACCTTGCCTTGCTTGCCTCTTTTCCGAGGCCAGGCAGTCTCAGCGAGCTCCCAGCCATCTAGTCACAACTTCCAGTGGGTCAGGAACCTGCCTGGCTGTCCCAAGAGCAAAGGGAACAGTGTCTATGTTGTCCACAAGCCAGCTCCGGTCGCTGCCCGAGAGAGTTCTGAGCCAGGTCCTGGGCCAGGGCCTGTGTCCCCTCTGCTGGACCCACTAGCTACTCCAGCAGGCACTGGTCCAGAGGATGTGCACTCTTTCCCTCCCACGCTTCTAAAGGCACCGGGGGACACCCTAAGCGATGCCAGGTTCGCTGGTGGGGAGGACAGCTCCTGGCCTGCCCAGAGGAACAAGTGTGACTGTGAGCCCTTCCCTTGGCAGAACCCTGGGGAGCTAGGCCTCCAGGATGTGCAGAAGCCGAGCGGGCTCCCTCCTGAGAGCACCCCACTCTTCAGGCAGCTTTTTCTCAAGTCCCAGGAGTCCCTGGTGAGCCACGAGCAGATGCAGGTGTTTCAAATGATCACCAAATCCCAGCGGATCTTCTCCCACACCCAGGTAGCAGCAGCTCCCTCTCAGCTCCCACTCCCAGAGACCAAACAGGCTTTGCTGAAACCACTGCAAGGAGTGTGGCAGCAGCCTCTGGCCCCAGGGGCTGattcattccattctctcccGGGAAACCCAGAGCAGGAAGGGTCACCAGCCCGCAGGAGAAAGACCCAGGCCCTGTTTCCAAGAGAGTCTTCACCTGGAAGCACAAGGCGGGACCCCAAGGGAGGGCCAAAAGTGGCCCCTGCTTTGCCTTCCCTTGGATCCTCCCTGGATCCTTGTGGGAATCCCGATGCTTCTATGACGAAGCAGTTGCGGTCAGCAAAAGGGAGTGTAGGTCTGGGGGATGTTTTTTCCCCAGCGCATCCTCGACCATCTCCATCAGGGGTGGAAGAGCCAGCTGGAGGCCAGTTCCAGTCAAAGCTGTCTCAGTCAGAGAACGGCACCACCTCGGCCACCAAAGGCGACAAGAGTCAGACCTGTGCCAGAGAAATGGGCTATCGACTCTTCTCTGGCAGTACCAGAGCCCAGCGATTCTCTGGGTTCCGCAAGGACAAAGTGAAGATGGACATGTGCTGTGCAGCATCTCCGAGCCAGGTGGCCATGGCTTCCTTCTCGTCGGCCGGAGCCTCAGCGGAGCCCTCACGGGACATGAAGTCCAAGCTGACCATCTTCAACAGGATCCAA GGTGGGAATATATACAGACTGCCCAACCCATTGAGGGAAGAGGGCCTGGTGACTGGCTG TAACCAGCTCAATGGTGTCTCTCCGGACTGGACGGAGCCCAGAAGCACTTATGTCTGTAAGAACTGCAGCCAGATGTTTTACACTGAGAAGGGGCTGAGCAGCCACATGTGTTTTCACAGTGACCAGTGGCCGTCACCAAGAGGGAGACAGGAACAGCAG TTATATAGTGCAGAATATTGCAAACCCCAGAGATTGGTCCTAAGGCCAGAGGGGGATGGACAAAGCCCCCCAGGAGCCAAGAGGCCTTTGGAAGACCTCGCTGCAGCACCTTTGGTGACCCCTGTGTCTGCCCCTGTGCCAGCTGGGAGCCGACCTCCAGGGAGCCTGACTAAG GGACATGAGAGGGCTGGTCGAGAAGAGAGAGACACTAAAGAAACCAGccaacacagaaaaagaaaaaaacgcCCCCAGCCCAAGGCTTTATTTATCCCTCCTCCACCTTCAGTCTTTGGGGAGATTCAGCCAGGCCCTGGAGGCTGCTATCAGAGCTGTCTGCGTTCCCCAGTGTTCCTGGTTGACCATCTCCTGAAGGGTTTATTCCAGTGTTCTCCATATACACCACCTCCAATGCTTAGCCCAATCCGGGAAGGGTCAGGATTATATTTCAACACTCTCTTCTCCTCATCTGCTCACTCTGGTCCCGATAGGCTCTACGGGGCTGTGCTGG ACCAAGTGGATGGCTCTTCTGGGATCGCTGTGGTCAAAGACAACACCAAGATCAGCATTGAGCC ACATATCAATATAGGGAGCCGGTTTCAGGCAGAGATCCCAAAGCCCAGAGAGAGTTCTTTGGCAGAAGGTGACCAGCATGGCGCTTCGCTGGTGTGGAAACCATGGGGAGATGTGATGACCAACCCAGATACGCAAGACAGAG TGACTGAACTATGTAATGTGGCCTGCTCCAGTGTGATGCCAGGAGGGGGGACCAATCTGGAACTTGCTCTACACTGCCTGCATGAAGCTGAGGGTGATATCCGG GATGCTCTGGAAACCCTGTTACTCAGAGGACCCCAGAAGGCTTCATCCCATCCTCTCGCTGACTATCGATACACAG GTTCAGACATCTGGACTCCTGTGGAGAAGAGGCTGTTTAAGAAGGCTTTCTGCGCCCATAAGAAGGACTTTTATCTGATACACAAGACG ATTCAGACAAAGAATGTGGCCCAGTGTGTTGAATATTATTATatctggaaaaaaatgatcaagttTGACTGCGGCCGAGCCCCAGGGCTAGAAAAGAGGGTCAAGAGAGAGCAGGATGAG GTGACCTGCAGCCCTCGAGACCGGCTCAGTCACCGGCCAAACCCAGAGCTGAAGATCAAAGCTAAGAGTTACAAGAGAGAGGCCAGTGTCTCCTCCAGCCCAACCGCTGGCCCTAAGAGGACACCTGAGCCGCCTGGGAGTGCTGAGAGCCAGGGCGTGTTTCCGTGCCGAGAATGTGAGAG GGTGTTTGATAAGATTAAGAGTCGAAATGCCCACATGAAGCGCCATCGCCTGCAGGAGCACGTGGAGCCTCTGGTCAGAATGAAATGGCCCGTGAAGCCCTTTAGGAGCGAGCCAcgagatgaggaagatgaggaggaagctGGGGCGGAGGGGGGCCCCCTCCGGTGGTAA
- the ZNF541 gene encoding zinc finger protein 541 isoform X3 has translation MDQYSLGDDGALQSEMHLPGFSESQGLNCSDTLNRDLCPNTRDLLYAGLSSLDLDPGLPPPDMASEALEDNLDALSLYSGKEGDSAKLLEEYADSDSQPSLQDLGLGVLKASKETDEGGRASSGSARKGKRQHSSPQNPFLDCSLCGKVFSSASSLSKHYLTHSQERKHVCKICSKAFKRQDHLTGHMLTHQKTKPFVCIEQGCSKSYCDYRSLRRHYEVQHGLCILKEAPPEEEACGDSPHAHEAASQAGPSSLRTLVPSEARSPSSLLPNRDLLRCIVSSIVHQKLPSPGPATAGAPDVDGRGPLCPCPSSTPANTMAPTGALGIEPPEEPRPPRKDPAPSDMFTVIHSGNLAAMAPGGENGASDPADSELPFLPLPSAGLESWSDGGTLPCLPLFRGQAVSASSQPSSHNFQWVRNLPGCPKSKGNSVYVVHKPAPVAARESSEPGPGPGPVSPLLDPLATPAGTGPEDVHSFPPTLLKAPGDTLSDARFAGGEDSSWPAQRNKCDCEPFPWQNPGELGLQDVQKPSGLPPESTPLFRQLFLKSQESLVSHEQMQVFQMITKSQRIFSHTQVAAAPSQLPLPETKQALLKPLQGVWQQPLAPGADSFHSLPGNPEQEGSPARRRKTQALFPRESSPGSTRRDPKGGPKVAPALPSLGSSLDPCGNPDASMTKQLRSAKGSVGLGDVFSPAHPRPSPSGVEEPAGGQFQSKLSQSENGTTSATKGDKSQTCAREMGYRLFSGSTRAQRFSGFRKDKVKMDMCCAASPSQVAMASFSSAGASAEPSRDMKSKLTIFNRIQGGNIYRLPNPLREEGLVTGCNQLNGVSPDWTEPRSTYVCKNCSQMFYTEKGLSSHMCFHSDQWPSPRGRQEQQLYSAEYCKPQRLVLRPEGDGQSPPGAKRPLEDLAAAPLVTPVSAPVPAGSRPPGSLTKGHERAGREERDTKETSQHRKRKKRPQPKALFIPPPPSVFGEIQPGPGGCYQSCLRSPVFLVDHLLKGLFQCSPYTPPPMLSPIREGSGLYFNTLFSSSAHSGPDRLYGAVLDQVDGSSGIAVVKDNTKISIEPHINIGSRFQAEIPKPRESSLAEGDQHGASLVWKPWGDVMTNPDTQDRVTELCNVACSSVMPGGGTNLELALHCLHEAEGDIRDALETLLLRGPQKASSHPLADYRYTGSDIWTPVEKRLFKKAFCAHKKDFYLIHKTVTCSPRDRLSHRPNPELKIKAKSYKREASVSSSPTAGPKRTPEPPGSAESQGVFPCRECERVFDKIKSRNAHMKRHRLQEHVEPLVRMKWPVKPFRSEPRDEEDEEEAGAEGGPLRW, from the exons ATGGACCAGTACAGCCTTGGAGATGATGGTGCCCTTCAGTCAGAGATGCATCTTCCTGGATTTTCAGAGAGCCAGGGGCTGAACTGCAGTGACACCCTCAATCGGGATCTGTGCCCCAACACAAGAGACCTGCTCTACGCTGGCCTGAGCAGCTTAGACCTGGACCCTGGCCTCCCACCACCAGATATGGCCAGCGAGGCTCTGGAGGACAATCTCGATGCCCTCTCCTTGTATTCGGGGAAAGAAGGAGATTCTGCAAAGCTGTTAGAGGAGTATGCTGACTCAGACTCGCAGCCTTCCTTGCAGG ACCTGGGGCTGGGCGTTCTTAAGGCATCTAAAGAGACGGATGAAGGAGGCAGGGCCAGCTCGGGCAGTGCCAGGAAAGGAAAGCGGCAGCACAGCTCCCCCCAGAACCCGTTCCTGGATTGCAGCCTCTGTGGAAAGGTGTTCAGCAGTGCCAGCTCCCTTAGCAAACACTACCTGACGCACAGCCAGGAGAGGAAACACGTCTGTAAAATCTGCAGCAAGGCGTTTAAGCGCCAGGACCACCT GACTGGACACATGCTGACCCATCAGAAAACCAAACCCTTTGTGTGCATTGAGCAGGGCTGCAGCAAGAGCTACTGTGATTACCGGTCCCTGCGCCGCCACTATGAGGTGCAGCATGGTCTGTGTATCCTGAAGGAGGCCCCTCCAGAAGAGGAAGCCTGTGGGGACTCCCCCCATGCCCATGAGGCAGCCAGCCAGGCTGGGCCCAGCAGTCTCCGAACCCTGGTGCCCTCCGAGGCCCGCTCCCCCAGCTCCCTTCTGCCCAACCGAGACCTCCTTCGGTGCATTGTGAGCAGCATTGTCCACCAGAAGCTCCCCTCACCTGGCCCAGCCACTGCAGGGGCGCCAGATGTTGATGGGAGGGGCCCACTGTGCCCCTGTCCATCCAGTACTCCTGCCAATACCATGGCACCTACAGGAGCCCTGGGCATTGAGCCTCCTGAGGAGCCTAGGCCCCCAAGAAAGGATCCAGCCCCCTCTGACATGTTCACAGTTATCCATTCAGGGAATCTGGCAGCCATGGCCCCAGGGGGAGAGAATGGAGCCTCTGACCCAGCTGATTCAGAACTGCCTTTTCTCCCACTCCCATCTGCTGGGCTGGAAAGTTGGTCCGATGGGGGGACCTTGCCTTGCTTGCCTCTTTTCCGAGGCCAGGCAGTCTCAGCGAGCTCCCAGCCATCTAGTCACAACTTCCAGTGGGTCAGGAACCTGCCTGGCTGTCCCAAGAGCAAAGGGAACAGTGTCTATGTTGTCCACAAGCCAGCTCCGGTCGCTGCCCGAGAGAGTTCTGAGCCAGGTCCTGGGCCAGGGCCTGTGTCCCCTCTGCTGGACCCACTAGCTACTCCAGCAGGCACTGGTCCAGAGGATGTGCACTCTTTCCCTCCCACGCTTCTAAAGGCACCGGGGGACACCCTAAGCGATGCCAGGTTCGCTGGTGGGGAGGACAGCTCCTGGCCTGCCCAGAGGAACAAGTGTGACTGTGAGCCCTTCCCTTGGCAGAACCCTGGGGAGCTAGGCCTCCAGGATGTGCAGAAGCCGAGCGGGCTCCCTCCTGAGAGCACCCCACTCTTCAGGCAGCTTTTTCTCAAGTCCCAGGAGTCCCTGGTGAGCCACGAGCAGATGCAGGTGTTTCAAATGATCACCAAATCCCAGCGGATCTTCTCCCACACCCAGGTAGCAGCAGCTCCCTCTCAGCTCCCACTCCCAGAGACCAAACAGGCTTTGCTGAAACCACTGCAAGGAGTGTGGCAGCAGCCTCTGGCCCCAGGGGCTGattcattccattctctcccGGGAAACCCAGAGCAGGAAGGGTCACCAGCCCGCAGGAGAAAGACCCAGGCCCTGTTTCCAAGAGAGTCTTCACCTGGAAGCACAAGGCGGGACCCCAAGGGAGGGCCAAAAGTGGCCCCTGCTTTGCCTTCCCTTGGATCCTCCCTGGATCCTTGTGGGAATCCCGATGCTTCTATGACGAAGCAGTTGCGGTCAGCAAAAGGGAGTGTAGGTCTGGGGGATGTTTTTTCCCCAGCGCATCCTCGACCATCTCCATCAGGGGTGGAAGAGCCAGCTGGAGGCCAGTTCCAGTCAAAGCTGTCTCAGTCAGAGAACGGCACCACCTCGGCCACCAAAGGCGACAAGAGTCAGACCTGTGCCAGAGAAATGGGCTATCGACTCTTCTCTGGCAGTACCAGAGCCCAGCGATTCTCTGGGTTCCGCAAGGACAAAGTGAAGATGGACATGTGCTGTGCAGCATCTCCGAGCCAGGTGGCCATGGCTTCCTTCTCGTCGGCCGGAGCCTCAGCGGAGCCCTCACGGGACATGAAGTCCAAGCTGACCATCTTCAACAGGATCCAA GGTGGGAATATATACAGACTGCCCAACCCATTGAGGGAAGAGGGCCTGGTGACTGGCTG TAACCAGCTCAATGGTGTCTCTCCGGACTGGACGGAGCCCAGAAGCACTTATGTCTGTAAGAACTGCAGCCAGATGTTTTACACTGAGAAGGGGCTGAGCAGCCACATGTGTTTTCACAGTGACCAGTGGCCGTCACCAAGAGGGAGACAGGAACAGCAG TTATATAGTGCAGAATATTGCAAACCCCAGAGATTGGTCCTAAGGCCAGAGGGGGATGGACAAAGCCCCCCAGGAGCCAAGAGGCCTTTGGAAGACCTCGCTGCAGCACCTTTGGTGACCCCTGTGTCTGCCCCTGTGCCAGCTGGGAGCCGACCTCCAGGGAGCCTGACTAAG GGACATGAGAGGGCTGGTCGAGAAGAGAGAGACACTAAAGAAACCAGccaacacagaaaaagaaaaaaacgcCCCCAGCCCAAGGCTTTATTTATCCCTCCTCCACCTTCAGTCTTTGGGGAGATTCAGCCAGGCCCTGGAGGCTGCTATCAGAGCTGTCTGCGTTCCCCAGTGTTCCTGGTTGACCATCTCCTGAAGGGTTTATTCCAGTGTTCTCCATATACACCACCTCCAATGCTTAGCCCAATCCGGGAAGGGTCAGGATTATATTTCAACACTCTCTTCTCCTCATCTGCTCACTCTGGTCCCGATAGGCTCTACGGGGCTGTGCTGG ACCAAGTGGATGGCTCTTCTGGGATCGCTGTGGTCAAAGACAACACCAAGATCAGCATTGAGCC ACATATCAATATAGGGAGCCGGTTTCAGGCAGAGATCCCAAAGCCCAGAGAGAGTTCTTTGGCAGAAGGTGACCAGCATGGCGCTTCGCTGGTGTGGAAACCATGGGGAGATGTGATGACCAACCCAGATACGCAAGACAGAG TGACTGAACTATGTAATGTGGCCTGCTCCAGTGTGATGCCAGGAGGGGGGACCAATCTGGAACTTGCTCTACACTGCCTGCATGAAGCTGAGGGTGATATCCGG GATGCTCTGGAAACCCTGTTACTCAGAGGACCCCAGAAGGCTTCATCCCATCCTCTCGCTGACTATCGATACACAG GTTCAGACATCTGGACTCCTGTGGAGAAGAGGCTGTTTAAGAAGGCTTTCTGCGCCCATAAGAAGGACTTTTATCTGATACACAAGACG GTGACCTGCAGCCCTCGAGACCGGCTCAGTCACCGGCCAAACCCAGAGCTGAAGATCAAAGCTAAGAGTTACAAGAGAGAGGCCAGTGTCTCCTCCAGCCCAACCGCTGGCCCTAAGAGGACACCTGAGCCGCCTGGGAGTGCTGAGAGCCAGGGCGTGTTTCCGTGCCGAGAATGTGAGAG GGTGTTTGATAAGATTAAGAGTCGAAATGCCCACATGAAGCGCCATCGCCTGCAGGAGCACGTGGAGCCTCTGGTCAGAATGAAATGGCCCGTGAAGCCCTTTAGGAGCGAGCCAcgagatgaggaagatgaggaggaagctGGGGCGGAGGGGGGCCCCCTCCGGTGGTAA